From a single Stackebrandtia endophytica genomic region:
- a CDS encoding DUF1707 SHOCT-like domain-containing protein: MSVAKQGDLSVSMAEKRAGDEDRGAVAEQLRVALEQGRLELAEYDDRVARAYTAKTYGDLDELVADIPGVTPASQAQLVVPPASKPKVARTEAAEKSDDEDCEDDTDLRSMWTGFGILFLVLGGIWLITVLASGELHYFWPVWPLGFTAMGMSIATVTKLRDR, encoded by the coding sequence ATGTCGGTAGCAAAACAGGGGGATCTCAGTGTGAGCATGGCCGAGAAACGGGCCGGCGACGAGGATCGCGGCGCCGTCGCCGAGCAACTGCGCGTCGCCCTGGAACAGGGGCGGCTGGAGTTGGCCGAGTACGACGACCGAGTCGCCCGCGCCTACACCGCGAAAACCTATGGCGACCTCGACGAACTGGTCGCCGACATCCCCGGAGTCACCCCCGCCAGCCAAGCCCAGTTGGTGGTACCGCCCGCCTCGAAGCCCAAGGTCGCCCGAACCGAGGCCGCCGAGAAGTCAGACGACGAGGACTGCGAGGACGACACCGACCTCCGCAGCATGTGGACCGGGTTCGGCATCCTGTTCCTCGTCTTGGGCGGCATCTGGTTGATAACCGTTCTGGCCAGCGGTGAGCTGCATTACTTCTGGCCGGTATGGCCGTTGGGCTTCACCGCGATGGGCATGTCGATCGCAACTGTGACGAAGCTCCGGGACCGGTGA
- a CDS encoding ABC transporter ATP-binding protein, with the protein MTDKKPVLSIQDLSVAFQTGNGQVTAVDGVSIDVFAGQTVAVVGESGSGKSTTAMAVNRLLPENGRITGGRVLFEDRDLARLSEREMIGIRGAGIGLVPQDPMSNLNPLMRIGDQVAEALEVHGRARGKAAQARAVELLDAVGIPDPQQRANQYPHEFSGGMRQRALIAMGLACKPTLLIADEPTSALDVTMQRRILDQLDQLTAEMGTSVFLITHDLGLAAERADTVAVMYRGEIVEAGDARQILSDPQHEYTKRLLQAAPSLTSVSMVTERAPRQVAEVADLVEVSHLTKRFDIRGKGAPTEFTAVDDISFTIPRGLTVSIVGESGSGKSTTANLVLGLEEPSAGTIRFDGTDTAGLNRKELFAFRRRVQPVFQNPYASLDPRYTVGRSIAEPLKVHREGDKASRRAAVAKLLDQVALPAAMAERYPHELSGGQRQRVAIARALALSPELVVLDEAVSALDVLVQAQILDLLAQLQTELGLSYLFISHDLAVVRMVSHTVHVMKHGAIVESGTPQQIFDSPQDEYTQELLAAIPGADLSA; encoded by the coding sequence ATGACCGACAAGAAACCGGTTCTGTCTATTCAGGATCTCTCGGTGGCGTTCCAGACCGGCAACGGTCAGGTGACCGCCGTCGACGGGGTCTCCATCGACGTTTTCGCCGGTCAAACCGTTGCGGTGGTCGGTGAGTCCGGCTCCGGCAAGTCCACCACGGCGATGGCGGTCAACCGTCTGCTGCCCGAGAACGGCAGGATCACCGGTGGCCGGGTGCTGTTCGAGGACCGTGATCTGGCGCGGTTGAGTGAACGCGAGATGATCGGCATCCGTGGCGCCGGTATCGGCCTGGTCCCGCAGGACCCGATGTCCAACCTCAACCCGTTGATGCGTATCGGTGACCAGGTCGCCGAAGCCCTTGAGGTGCACGGTCGCGCCCGAGGCAAGGCCGCGCAGGCTCGCGCCGTCGAACTGCTCGACGCCGTCGGCATCCCCGACCCGCAGCAGCGCGCCAACCAGTACCCGCACGAGTTCTCCGGCGGAATGAGGCAGCGCGCCCTGATCGCGATGGGCTTGGCCTGCAAGCCGACCCTGTTGATCGCGGACGAACCGACCTCGGCTCTGGACGTCACGATGCAGCGCCGCATTCTCGACCAGCTGGATCAGCTGACCGCCGAGATGGGCACCAGCGTCTTCCTGATCACCCACGACCTGGGGTTGGCCGCCGAACGCGCCGACACCGTCGCCGTCATGTACCGGGGGGAGATCGTCGAGGCCGGTGACGCCCGTCAGATCTTGAGCGACCCGCAGCACGAGTACACCAAGCGTCTGCTGCAAGCCGCCCCCAGCTTGACGTCGGTGTCGATGGTGACCGAACGCGCTCCTCGGCAGGTAGCCGAGGTCGCGGACCTCGTGGAGGTCTCCCACCTGACCAAGCGGTTCGACATCCGCGGCAAGGGCGCCCCGACCGAGTTCACCGCCGTCGACGACATCAGCTTCACGATTCCCCGTGGCCTGACCGTGTCGATCGTCGGTGAGTCCGGCTCGGGCAAGTCGACCACGGCGAACCTGGTCCTGGGGCTGGAGGAGCCGTCCGCCGGAACCATCCGGTTCGACGGCACCGACACCGCCGGATTGAACCGCAAGGAGTTGTTCGCGTTCCGGCGACGGGTGCAACCGGTGTTCCAGAACCCTTATGCGTCACTGGATCCGCGGTACACGGTCGGCCGGTCCATCGCCGAACCGTTGAAGGTTCACCGGGAGGGCGACAAGGCGTCTCGGCGCGCGGCGGTGGCGAAACTGCTCGATCAGGTGGCGTTGCCGGCGGCGATGGCGGAACGGTATCCGCACGAGTTGTCGGGTGGACAGCGACAGCGGGTCGCGATCGCGCGGGCGCTGGCGTTGTCGCCGGAGCTGGTCGTCCTGGACGAGGCGGTTTCGGCGCTCGACGTGCTGGTGCAGGCGCAGATCCTCGATCTGTTGGCGCAGTTGCAGACCGAGTTGGGCCTGTCGTACCTGTTCATCAGTCACGACTTGGCCGTGGTGCGCATGGTCTCCCATACGGTGCACGTCATGAAGCACGGCGCCATCGTCGAGAGCGGTACCCCGCAACAGATCTTCGACTCGCCGCAGGATGAGTACACACAGGAGCTTCTGGCGGCGATTCCGGGCGCCGACCTGTCGGCGTGA
- a CDS encoding DUF1707 SHOCT-like domain-containing protein translates to MNEKDKLRIGDSDRELVSRLLKAAVDDGRLSLAEYDERLQQVYEAKTVGDLTPITNDLMGTGRGVLAVSESGELRPQTPQFRQARHRGTPAWIKWIWFAWGVPVAVCTTIWLIMFLTTNGEATYLWPLWVAGPLGAVMGAITLMERTLIRPTLIQQDRRRVEAEASKQ, encoded by the coding sequence GTGAACGAGAAGGACAAGCTCCGTATCGGAGATTCCGACCGTGAGTTGGTCTCCCGGCTGCTGAAGGCCGCCGTCGACGACGGTCGGTTGAGCCTCGCCGAATACGACGAGAGACTCCAGCAGGTGTACGAAGCCAAGACGGTGGGAGACCTGACGCCGATCACCAACGACCTGATGGGCACCGGCCGCGGTGTGTTGGCGGTCAGCGAGTCCGGTGAACTGCGTCCACAGACACCCCAGTTCCGCCAAGCCCGACACCGGGGAACGCCCGCCTGGATCAAATGGATCTGGTTCGCCTGGGGAGTCCCGGTCGCGGTGTGCACCACGATCTGGTTGATCATGTTCCTCACCACCAACGGCGAGGCCACCTACCTGTGGCCGCTGTGGGTGGCCGGCCCGCTGGGCGCGGTCATGGGGGCGATAACCCTCATGGAACGGACCCTGATCCGTCCCACGCTGATCCAGCAGGACCGACGACGCGTCGAAGCCGAAGCGTCCAAGCAGTGA
- a CDS encoding DUF1707 SHOCT-like domain-containing protein → MSEPIEPDARAGDADRKLTAERLKCALDEGRLDLTEYDERLQIAFAAKTYRQLDELVVDIPGVAPLSRSAVAKTTGDGESVDRIRQARIREIKTAWTAFGGAAILFTGIWLIGWMGSGYAGYWPIWVLGVWGIVAVCQTWYTIMRDGSELVDDHSDDDETDDGR, encoded by the coding sequence ATGTCAGAGCCCATCGAGCCCGATGCTCGGGCAGGCGACGCCGACCGGAAGTTGACCGCTGAACGGCTCAAGTGCGCCCTGGACGAGGGGCGACTGGACCTGACCGAGTACGACGAGCGGCTACAGATCGCCTTCGCCGCCAAGACGTACCGGCAACTGGACGAACTGGTGGTCGACATCCCGGGGGTGGCTCCGCTCAGCCGGTCCGCCGTCGCCAAGACCACAGGGGATGGTGAATCGGTGGATCGGATCCGTCAGGCCAGGATCCGTGAGATCAAGACGGCCTGGACCGCGTTCGGCGGGGCCGCGATCCTCTTCACCGGCATCTGGCTGATCGGCTGGATGGGGTCGGGGTACGCCGGCTACTGGCCGATCTGGGTGCTGGGTGTGTGGGGAATCGTTGCGGTGTGCCAAACCTGGTACACGATCATGCGCGACGGCAGCGAACTCGTCGACGACCACTCCGACGATGATGAGACAGATGACGGTCGATGA
- a CDS encoding DUF1707 SHOCT-like domain-containing protein yields the protein MSVVNQEGRGVSMAEKRVGDDDRSVVAEQLRVALEQGRLELAEYDDRVSRAYTAKTYGDLDELLADMPGIPPASQTLAVADDSTTAVPDTDGTKDTESPPTTVSTNRKSKKQELKKTWTSFGGAAIFFTGFWAIGWIASGELPYYWPTWVLGIWGVIALCQTWSTLMRD from the coding sequence ATGTCGGTTGTCAATCAGGAGGGTCGCGGCGTGAGCATGGCCGAGAAGCGGGTCGGCGATGATGATCGCAGCGTCGTCGCCGAGCAACTGCGCGTCGCTCTGGAGCAGGGGCGGCTGGAGCTGGCGGAGTATGACGACCGGGTGTCCCGCGCCTACACCGCGAAAACCTACGGTGACCTCGACGAGCTGCTCGCCGATATGCCCGGTATCCCGCCCGCGAGCCAGACCCTGGCGGTCGCGGACGACTCCACGACGGCCGTTCCCGACACCGACGGGACGAAGGACACCGAATCCCCGCCGACCACGGTGTCGACGAACCGTAAGAGTAAGAAGCAGGAGCTCAAGAAGACCTGGACCTCGTTCGGCGGGGCCGCGATCTTCTTCACCGGTTTCTGGGCGATCGGTTGGATCGCATCGGGCGAACTGCCCTATTACTGGCCGACCTGGGTGCTGGGCATCTGGGGAGTCATCGCACTGTGTCAGACCTGGTCCACCCTGATGCGCGATTGA
- a CDS encoding class I SAM-dependent methyltransferase, protein MKPSESSRPPGSGYWSDATVFLWSWLRSPGSTGAVLPSSQYLASAMARVLTSYDAPTVAELGPGTGALTTGVQRVLNGTGRHIAVELNGGFATRLAERFPQVEVINDSAAELERLLKDRGLERIEAVVSGLPFAAFPVGLQRDVLDAVTASLDPETGVFTTFNYVGAYSMPAARRFRVLLRQRFSDVTISRPVLRNIPPAYVLTARGVRTLD, encoded by the coding sequence ATGAAGCCATCTGAGAGCAGTCGGCCACCGGGCTCCGGTTATTGGTCCGACGCGACCGTGTTCCTGTGGTCCTGGCTGCGTTCGCCGGGTTCCACCGGAGCGGTCCTCCCCTCCTCCCAGTATCTGGCGTCCGCGATGGCGCGGGTGCTCACCTCCTACGACGCGCCGACGGTCGCCGAGTTGGGGCCGGGAACCGGTGCGTTGACCACCGGGGTCCAGCGGGTGTTGAACGGGACCGGTCGTCACATCGCCGTCGAACTCAACGGTGGATTCGCGACCCGGCTGGCCGAGCGGTTCCCGCAGGTCGAGGTGATCAACGACAGCGCCGCCGAACTGGAACGACTGCTCAAGGACCGTGGCCTCGAACGCATCGAGGCCGTCGTCAGCGGACTGCCGTTCGCGGCGTTTCCCGTTGGACTGCAACGGGATGTGCTGGACGCGGTGACCGCGTCCCTCGACCCGGAGACGGGTGTGTTCACCACGTTCAACTATGTCGGCGCGTACTCGATGCCCGCGGCGCGACGGTTCCGGGTGCTGCTGCGGCAGCGGTTCAGCGACGTCACCATCAGCCGTCCCGTCCTACGCAACATCCCGCCCGCGTACGTCCTGACCGCTCGCGGAGTGCGGACCCTCGACTGA